The following are from one region of the Capsicum annuum cultivar UCD-10X-F1 chromosome 1, UCD10Xv1.1, whole genome shotgun sequence genome:
- the LOC107854386 gene encoding (S)-8-oxocitronellyl enol synthase CYC2-like, whose protein sequence is MNWWWSRSINTALQKNVEYCGTHQSYQNVGLVIGVTGVVGNSLAETLSSTDTPGGPWKVYGVSRGTPVYRIANVRYIQCNVSVSTDVQSKLSTLKDVTHIFWVTSAYDLSKAKCCEINGAMLRNVLKAVIPNAPNLRHICLQTGAKHYVKMQRSIDGKLHVISHDPPFTEDMERLENSHNFYYTLEDVLFDEVSRKSSLTWSIHRPDLIFGFSPHSTLNIVGTLCVYATICKHEGIPLKFPGTKDTWDSYFNASDANLVAEHQIWAAVSPQGKNKAFNITNGDVFKWKHLWKVLAEQIGVEYVGFDETEKIISLSEMMKDKGTVWEKIVRDNNLISTALQEVGLWAFANMLLAEWTSRLCSINRSKEHGFIGFRNSINSFIFWIQKAKDSRLIP, encoded by the exons ATGAACTGGTGGTGGTCAAGATCTATCAATACTGCACTGCAG AAAAATGTTGAGTATTGTGGAACACATCAAAGCTACCAAAATGTTGGCCTGGTTATTGGAGTCACTGGTGTAGTTGGCAACAGCTTGGCCGAAACACTCTCATCCACCGACACCCCGGGCGGTCCGTGGAAGGTCTATGGTGTGTCACGGGGGACACCAGTCTATAGAATTGCAAATGTTAGATATATTCAGTGCAACGTATCTGTGTCAACTGATGTACAATCCAAGTTATCGACCCTTAAAGATGTGACACACATCTTTTGGGTGACTTCGGCTTACGACCTTTCCAAGGCCAAATGCTGCGAAATCAATGGAGCCATGTTACGCAATGTCCTTAAGGCTGTCATACCAAATGCACCTAACTTGCGCCACATCTGTCTCCAGACGGGCGCAAAGCATTATGTGAAGATGCAAAGATCGATTGATGGGAAACTTCATGTTATTTCTCATGATCCACCTTTCACCGAGGACATGGAAAGACTGGAGAACAGCCACAACTTTTATTACACGTTAGAAGATGTACTATTCGACGAGGTCTCTAGAAAATCAAGCCTAACGTGGTCCATCCACAGGCCTGATCTAATTTTTGGGTTTTCACCTCATAGCACGTTGAACATTGTTGGAACACTTTGCGTGTATGCAACAATATGCAAACACGAAGGTATTCCACTGAAATTTCCAGGGACAAAAGACACTTGGGATAGTTACTTTAACGCATCAGATGCTAATTTGGTGGCAGAGCATCAAATTTGGGCAGCAGTTAGTCCACAAGGGAAAAACAAAGCATTCAACATTACCAACGGCGACGTGTTCAAATGGAAGCATTTATGGAAGGTGTTGGCTGAACAAATCGGAGTAGAATACGTGGGATTCGACGAGACAGAAAAGATTATTTCCTTATCTGAGATGATGAAGGATAAGGGGACTGTGTGGGAGAAGATTGTGAGAGACAATAACTTGATATCCACAGCATTACAAGAGGTTGGCTTGTGGGCATTTGCAAATATGTTACTGGCTGAATGGACTAGTAGGTTGTGCAGCATAAATCGTAGCAAAGAGCATGGTTTCATTGGCTTCAGAAATTCCATCAACTCCTTCATTTTCTGGATACAGAAAGCAAAAGATAGTAGATTAATTCcatga